ACTGCAAATGGGATATAGAAAAAGCTAAAAAGATCATAGAAGATTACAGCAGCGTCGATGCTTTAAAAAGTGAAGAACTGCAAGTTTTATATGATTTTTTAATTTTTCCGCAGGATTTTTATGATATAAGCAGATGTTATTATATGAAAACAAAAAACTGGGATGAATATGATTTTTTATCGAGACTTGAAACAAAAGCAGGATATTATGATGACAGAAAGACATTTTTCAATAATTTTAAGCAAGGAATTGCATTTTAAGCAAATTCCTTTGCTTTTTTGCAGGAATTTTAACAAGTACGTAGAATAATAACGTAAATAGTAAATAATGGAAATTATCCATTATAAACTTAATTTACATAGGAGGAGCATCAAATATGATTGATGTGAATAATAAGATGGGACAAACTCCCGGTACTAAAAAGCAAAAACAGATAAATGAAAACGCTCAAAGCTTGAGGCTGCTCATTGAAAAGAGTTCCGGTATAATGAGTATTAATGATACAAAGGGGAATTTCGTCTATTTAAGTCCATCCCTTGCGAAAGTCACGGGTTTCTCCTGTGATACGTTCAAGAATACAAATCTATATGATTATATTCATCCGGATGATTTACCAAAAATTAAAAAGATTTTCCCGAATATACTGGAATCTCCCGAGAAGGAGGCTTCTATAACTGTTCGTTTCAGGAATAAATCCGGCGGTTGGAATGATTTTGATGTAAGTATAAAAAACTTTATCGATGTTTCATGCATTGGGGGAATATTGATGAATTATAGAGATGTCACAGAACGAAGAGCATTTGAGAATAAGCTGACATCGGAAAAGGAAAAGCTTGTGGTAACACTAAAAAATATAGGTGAAGGTGTTGTTACAACAGATATAAATGGCAGGATTATCTTGATGAATAGTGCCGCAGAAGAGCTTACAGGATATACACAAGAAGATGCAAAGGGGAAAAACGTTGATGATATTGTAAATATCGCAGATGAGAAAACCGGTAAAAGATATGAAAGCGTAATCGATAAGGCGTTGACATCAAGATTGGTCAACGGATATGAAAGCCATACGATACTGATAAGCAAAAATGGGGAAAGCCGGATCATATCGGACAGCGGAGCTTATATTAAAGATAAATATAATAATATTACGGGCACCGTTTTGGTTTTCAGGGATATAACAGATAAAGTTGCCATTGAACGGGAGATATTTAAAAATGATAAGATCGAGTCTATAAGTTTACTGGCAGGAGGACTGGCCCATGACTTTAATAATATACTAACAGTAATATTGGGGAATATTTCTCTTGCAAAAATGTATATAAAAACAGGTAAAAAAGATAATGCCATAGACAGGCTTACGGATGTGGAAAAGGCTCTAAACCAGGCAAGGAAACTTACAAAACAGCTTTTGACATTTGCAAAGGGTGGAGCACCTGTAATCAAACCGGTTTTGATCACCAGCCTTGTAAGAGATACTGTAAGTTTTGCACTGTCAGGATCAAAAATAAAATATGAAATTATTGGAGAAGACGATGTATGGCCTGTTGATATAGATGAGGGGCAAATAAGCCAGGTGATAAACAACCTTATAATAAATGCAAAACAGGCCATGCCTGATGGGGGATTAATAACGATAAAATATGAAAATATAGTTGTAGGTAAAAAGCCGAGCCTCCCATTAAAAACCGGCAGGTATGTAAAAATATCCTTTAAGGACACAGGTTGTGGCATATCAAGTGAAATAATACAGAGAATTTTCGACCCATATTTTACTACAAAAGCAAACGGAAACGGGCTTGGACTTTCGATGTGCTATTCCATATTGAAAAAACACGGCGGTTATATTACAGTGAAATCTGCATTGGGAAAAGGTTCGACTTTTTTTATTTATCTTCCCGTATCAAAGCAGAAAACATTTGATACGCAAAATGACCAGCAGGTACTTCGTGGAGAAGGCAGAATACTTATAATGGATGATAATGAAAGCATCAGGGATACGGCAGGGAGGATTCTTGTAAGTCTCGGGTATGAAGCATATTTTGCAAAGGACGGAGATGAAGCCGTAAAATTATACAGTAATATGAAAGAAAAAGGACAAGCTCCTGATGTCATACTTATGGATCTTACAATACCTGGTGGAACTGGAGGAACGGAGGCTTTAAAGAGGATTACTGCCATAAATCCTGAAGTTAAGGCTATAATAACAAGCGGTTATCCGAATGATCCTGTTATCACAGATTATAAAAAATACGGATTCAAAGGTGCCATTGTAAAACCTTTTAATGCGTCGGAACTCAGCATAATACTCCATAATGTCATGAACAGACAATAAAAAAATGCTCATCAAATTGAGCATTTTTTTATATGGTGATTTAGGCTTTAGCAAACTGTGATAAAACTTTAAGCGTTTCTCTTGCAGTCTGCTTCCATGAAAATTCTCTGCTTCTTTTGAAGCCGTTTAGAGAATAATGTTCCCAGAGTTTCGTATCCTCAAGTATTATATGCATTGCCTCCGAGAGTTCGTCTATATCATATGGGTTTACAGTCATGGCGCATCCGTCGACGATTTCCGGGATGGATGTTACATTTGATGTTATTGTAGGTGTAGCACATGCCATCGCTTCGAGTGGTGGAAGGCCAAATCCTTCATAAAATGAAGGATACACGAAAAGTGAAGCCCCATTATAAAATATAGGCAGGTCATTTACAGGTATATATCCTGTAAAAACGACATAATCATCTATCCCAAGCTTATTTACGAGTTGTCTGTAATCATCATACGATTTGCCATGTTTTCCGACGATTACAAGTTTCTGGGGTTTTGACAGTTTCCTGTATATTTTGTAATATGCCTCAATAAGTCCCTTTATGTTTTTTCTTGGGCTAAATCCTCCAAGATAGAGTATGAAGTCGAAGTCGATGCCGTATTTTCTTTGCAATAGCTGTTTTGCAGTATTTCTGTCCATAGGATAGTAAATATTCTCGGCCGCAAGGTGTGTGACGAAAATCCTGTTTAAGGGAACTCCGAGTGTCTCGGCTATATCCTGTTTTGAGTATTCCGAGACAGTTATCACTGCATCTGCAAGCTTGATTATACCTGGCATCTTCTCTAAAAATATTTTAAGATAGTTGGGGCCAACTGTTTCCGGAAGCTTATATGGTATTATATCGTGAAGTGTTATAATAAACGGACAGTTTTTTTTATCCGGAAGACCGATGCCATTTTGGGGAACATGATAAATATCCACACCGGTATCGGTAAGAATGTTTGGTATATCAACCTCTTCCCAGAAATTTTCCTTTTTCTCCTGGCTGACAAATTTGAAATTAAAATTATTGCCTGGATGTATATCGGAATAATTTTCTTCAGGCCAAAAACATAAATACGTGTTTTTGCTATCTATAAGGTTTAAATTATATATGAGCTGATAAGTGTACGTCCCTATTCCTGTGCCTCTGTACCACCTGGCAGCACGGCCGTCAATTCCTATTTTCATTATTAGCACCTTTCATATAAATCTTAATTTATTATATGAGATGCCATGCAGTACGGTTAACATTTTTTTACCATATTAATTATAGACCTGGACTGCTGTAAAAAT
This genomic stretch from Clostridiales bacterium harbors:
- a CDS encoding PAS domain S-box protein, with the protein product MIDVNNKMGQTPGTKKQKQINENAQSLRLLIEKSSGIMSINDTKGNFVYLSPSLAKVTGFSCDTFKNTNLYDYIHPDDLPKIKKIFPNILESPEKEASITVRFRNKSGGWNDFDVSIKNFIDVSCIGGILMNYRDVTERRAFENKLTSEKEKLVVTLKNIGEGVVTTDINGRIILMNSAAEELTGYTQEDAKGKNVDDIVNIADEKTGKRYESVIDKALTSRLVNGYESHTILISKNGESRIISDSGAYIKDKYNNITGTVLVFRDITDKVAIEREIFKNDKIESISLLAGGLAHDFNNILTVILGNISLAKMYIKTGKKDNAIDRLTDVEKALNQARKLTKQLLTFAKGGAPVIKPVLITSLVRDTVSFALSGSKIKYEIIGEDDVWPVDIDEGQISQVINNLIINAKQAMPDGGLITIKYENIVVGKKPSLPLKTGRYVKISFKDTGCGISSEIIQRIFDPYFTTKANGNGLGLSMCYSILKKHGGYITVKSALGKGSTFFIYLPVSKQKTFDTQNDQQVLRGEGRILIMDDNESIRDTAGRILVSLGYEAYFAKDGDEAVKLYSNMKEKGQAPDVILMDLTIPGGTGGTEALKRITAINPEVKAIITSGYPNDPVITDYKKYGFKGAIVKPFNASELSIILHNVMNRQ
- a CDS encoding glycosyltransferase family 1 protein — its product is MKIGIDGRAARWYRGTGIGTYTYQLIYNLNLIDSKNTYLCFWPEENYSDIHPGNNFNFKFVSQEKKENFWEEVDIPNILTDTGVDIYHVPQNGIGLPDKKNCPFIITLHDIIPYKLPETVGPNYLKIFLEKMPGIIKLADAVITVSEYSKQDIAETLGVPLNRIFVTHLAAENIYYPMDRNTAKQLLQRKYGIDFDFILYLGGFSPRKNIKGLIEAYYKIYRKLSKPQKLVIVGKHGKSYDDYRQLVNKLGIDDYVVFTGYIPVNDLPIFYNGASLFVYPSFYEGFGLPPLEAMACATPTITSNVTSIPEIVDGCAMTVNPYDIDELSEAMHIILEDTKLWEHYSLNGFKRSREFSWKQTARETLKVLSQFAKA